Proteins encoded in a region of the Bacillus methanolicus genome:
- a CDS encoding methionine ABC transporter permease, producing MQLDSLVGLIPELNKAFFETIYMVGISILAAIIVGLPTGVLLFVTDRGLFLENTIFKNIVGFIVNMIRSIPFIILLIALLPLAKLIAGTTIGPTAASVSLSVAAIPFFARIVEQSLREIDKGVIEAAVAAGASPWMIIKDVLIPEAKPGIIQGVTITVISLIAYSAMAGIVGGGGVGDLAIRFGYYRYDNTVMITTVIILICLVQLIQFAGDRIARLVDKR from the coding sequence ATGCAGCTTGATAGTTTAGTAGGATTAATTCCGGAATTAAACAAAGCGTTCTTTGAAACAATTTACATGGTTGGGATCTCCATTTTGGCAGCGATTATTGTCGGCCTGCCCACTGGAGTGCTCTTATTCGTAACGGACAGAGGATTATTTCTTGAAAATACGATCTTTAAAAACATTGTTGGTTTCATTGTTAATATGATTCGCTCAATCCCGTTCATTATTTTGTTAATTGCACTATTGCCGTTAGCAAAACTGATAGCGGGAACAACGATCGGTCCGACAGCTGCATCTGTATCGTTATCAGTAGCAGCGATTCCGTTTTTTGCTAGAATCGTCGAACAATCGCTTCGCGAGATTGACAAGGGAGTGATTGAAGCTGCAGTTGCGGCGGGGGCGTCACCTTGGATGATCATTAAGGATGTCCTTATTCCTGAAGCAAAACCGGGGATAATTCAGGGTGTTACTATAACGGTTATCAGTTTAATTGCATATTCCGCAATGGCGGGCATTGTTGGCGGCGGCGGTGTCGGGGACCTTGCCATCCGCTTTGGATACTATCGATATGACAATACGGTCATGATTACGACTGTTATCATCCTAATCTGCTTAGTCCAGCTGATCCAATTTGCAGGCGACAGAATAGCAAGATTAGTTGATAAAAGATAA
- the chrA gene encoding chromate efflux transporter yields MAKKIQNNRFKTLLEILLVSTRLGMTSFGGPIAHLGYFHEEYIRRRKWMDEKTYADLVALCQFLPGPASSQVGIGIGFMRGGLLGGLLAFLGFTFPSVIALILFALFIKNYDIVKAGWIHGLKIVAVAVVAHAIIGMAQKLTPDLQRKTIALFAVIASLMWQSTLTQVGIILLSGLVGLLFFKSEKETEVSKINVPISRGFAASCLFLFFALLIILPVIRELAPFHWLAMFDSFYRSGSLVFGGGHVVLPLLEREFVPTGFLSKESFLAGYGAAQAVPGPLFTFAAYIGAAADGWRGGLVATIAIFLPAFLLIAGTLPYWDQLRRNPKMKGALMGVNAAVVGILIAAFYEPIWTSSILAPIDFSFAAVLFSMLAYWKAPPWVVVLTGAIGGSILSIIG; encoded by the coding sequence TTGGCAAAAAAAATACAAAATAATAGATTCAAAACGTTATTGGAAATTTTGCTTGTTTCAACAAGGTTGGGAATGACTTCTTTCGGGGGGCCAATTGCCCATTTAGGATATTTTCATGAAGAGTATATCCGAAGAAGAAAATGGATGGATGAAAAAACATATGCAGATTTAGTTGCACTCTGCCAGTTTTTGCCCGGTCCGGCGAGCAGCCAGGTTGGAATTGGAATTGGTTTTATGCGCGGCGGATTATTAGGCGGCCTGTTGGCATTTTTGGGATTTACTTTTCCTTCTGTTATTGCACTCATACTATTTGCGCTTTTTATAAAAAACTATGATATCGTGAAAGCCGGTTGGATCCACGGTCTAAAAATTGTAGCTGTAGCGGTTGTGGCCCATGCAATTATCGGCATGGCGCAAAAGCTGACACCTGATTTACAACGAAAAACGATAGCTCTGTTTGCCGTTATCGCAAGCTTGATGTGGCAATCAACATTGACGCAGGTTGGAATTATCCTTCTCTCAGGACTGGTTGGACTTTTATTTTTTAAATCAGAAAAAGAAACAGAGGTTTCGAAAATAAATGTTCCGATTTCAAGAGGCTTTGCTGCCAGTTGCTTATTTTTGTTTTTTGCACTTTTAATCATCCTCCCTGTAATAAGAGAACTGGCACCTTTTCATTGGCTTGCAATGTTTGACAGTTTTTATCGCTCCGGTTCGTTAGTGTTTGGCGGGGGGCATGTTGTTTTGCCTTTACTGGAACGTGAATTTGTACCGACCGGATTTTTAAGCAAAGAATCGTTCCTTGCCGGGTACGGAGCAGCGCAGGCCGTTCCGGGACCACTGTTTACTTTTGCAGCTTACATCGGCGCAGCAGCAGACGGATGGCGGGGCGGCCTCGTCGCGACAATCGCTATTTTTCTGCCTGCCTTTTTATTAATAGCAGGAACACTTCCTTATTGGGATCAATTACGGAGAAATCCAAAAATGAAAGGGGCATTAATGGGTGTTAATGCAGCAGTCGTCGGCATTCTGATTGCCGCCTTTTATGAGCCGATTTGGACCAGTTCTATTCTTGCTCCTATTGATTTTTCTTTTGCCGCCGTTTTGTTCAGTATGTTAGCTTATTGGAAGGCTCCGCCATGGGTTGTTGTCTTGACCGGTGCCATCGGCGGTTCGATTCTGTCTATTATTGGGTAA
- a CDS encoding 3'-5' exonuclease produces MAITIPETIRSTATAGERLLFRTLKTFLPDDYIVYYEPEIMGRRPDFIIIGPDLGIVVLEVKDYTKSTLFQINHDEWHIVTTSGDQAVIKSPMKQARENMFHVVDVLKKDKNLIQLEGKYKFQLKFPYGYGVVFTRLYKKDFVKDGLYAVIEPNLCLTRDEIDPDKEGFSEEILIEKILNMFVVPFRLREPLTMDDINAIRYHLFPEVRISAEFKPPVPYQDQLLLSLHDIKTMDLHQENLAKQIGDKNRLIRGVAGSGKTIILASRAKLLSKQHPDWKILILCYNISLANAIQQMITHKMNEPEDLFDFDFSREIPERPVRNQNILVRNFHSWLKNDLKIKEHQIPDIIQKIENNEAILPTYDAVLIDEGQDFEADWLRLVSLLINSNTQSLLLVEDRAQTIYKRKRSYLQDTGLSFQGRSKVLSINYRNTSQIVKFAWDFYREHSMFKNKVVNRDLEGEIIAPQSTKRKGPEPGIIKASNFFEEMRIVAKQIKKLHIEKKIPLHEMLVLYRVKRTHQYPIIDIIKRSLSEAGLNFYWITENEHSKRSFEKEDGRVKISTIDSSKGLDYRAVFIVNVESMPFPLEEDLEREVSLLYIGMTRAKEYLCLSYSGESDFTKYFDRVLMDRLKRKNGIEKIN; encoded by the coding sequence ATGGCGATAACGATACCTGAAACAATTCGATCAACGGCAACTGCCGGGGAAAGATTATTATTTCGTACATTAAAGACTTTTCTTCCAGATGATTATATAGTTTACTACGAACCTGAAATTATGGGAAGAAGGCCTGATTTTATTATTATTGGCCCTGATCTTGGAATTGTGGTGTTGGAAGTAAAGGATTATACAAAAAGCACGCTTTTTCAAATCAATCATGATGAATGGCATATAGTAACGACTTCTGGAGATCAAGCGGTAATAAAAAGCCCAATGAAGCAGGCACGGGAAAATATGTTTCATGTAGTGGATGTGTTGAAAAAAGATAAGAATTTAATACAACTCGAAGGCAAATATAAGTTTCAATTGAAATTTCCATATGGCTATGGTGTTGTTTTTACAAGATTATATAAGAAAGACTTTGTAAAAGATGGCCTTTATGCCGTTATTGAACCAAATCTTTGTTTAACAAGGGATGAAATTGATCCGGATAAAGAGGGATTTTCAGAAGAAATCTTGATAGAAAAAATCTTAAATATGTTTGTAGTTCCTTTTCGACTTCGTGAACCGTTAACGATGGACGATATCAATGCCATCCGCTATCATTTGTTTCCTGAGGTGCGGATTAGTGCCGAGTTTAAGCCTCCCGTTCCGTACCAAGACCAGCTGCTTTTATCCCTGCATGATATTAAAACAATGGACCTTCATCAGGAGAATCTGGCCAAACAAATCGGGGATAAGAATAGATTAATTCGAGGGGTGGCCGGCAGCGGCAAAACAATTATTCTTGCCAGCAGGGCAAAATTATTGTCAAAGCAGCATCCCGATTGGAAGATTCTTATCCTTTGCTACAACATATCCTTAGCGAATGCGATTCAGCAAATGATCACTCATAAGATGAATGAACCGGAGGATCTTTTTGATTTTGATTTTTCTCGAGAAATCCCAGAACGTCCGGTCCGTAATCAGAATATACTTGTTCGTAATTTTCATTCATGGTTGAAAAACGATTTGAAAATTAAAGAGCACCAAATTCCGGACATCATTCAAAAAATCGAAAACAACGAAGCTATTCTTCCTACGTATGATGCAGTCCTAATTGATGAAGGCCAGGATTTTGAGGCAGACTGGCTCCGGCTTGTTAGTTTACTAATTAATTCGAATACCCAATCGTTATTGCTAGTAGAAGACCGAGCACAAACGATCTACAAAAGGAAACGTTCTTATTTACAGGATACGGGGTTAAGTTTTCAAGGCAGATCCAAGGTTTTATCGATCAATTATCGCAATACTTCGCAAATTGTTAAGTTTGCCTGGGATTTTTATCGTGAGCATTCAATGTTTAAAAACAAAGTGGTCAACCGTGATCTCGAAGGAGAAATTATCGCGCCGCAAAGTACTAAGCGGAAAGGTCCAGAACCGGGAATTATTAAAGCGTCCAATTTCTTTGAAGAGATGAGGATTGTTGCAAAGCAAATAAAGAAATTGCATATCGAGAAAAAAATTCCTCTTCATGAAATGCTGGTCCTCTATCGTGTAAAAAGGACACATCAATATCCAATAATAGATATTATTAAACGGTCATTGAGCGAAGCCGGCTTAAATTTTTACTGGATCACTGAAAATGAACATTCCAAACGCTCTTTTGAAAAAGAAGATGGGCGAGTTAAGATAAGCACGATTGACAGCAGTAAAGGATTAGATTATCGGGCAGTATTTATAGTGAATGTCGAATCGATGCCATTTCCTTTGGAAGAGGATTTGGAAAGGGAGGTTTCGCTGTTATATATTGGAATGACACGGGCGAAAGAATATCTCTGTTTGTCATATTCAGGAGAGTCTGACTTTACAAAGTATTTTGATCGAGTTTTGATGGATCGATTAAAAAGGAAAAATGGGATTGAAAAGATAAATTGA
- a CDS encoding histidine phosphatase family protein: MKIGLVRHFKVIRGYPEKKIISQKELFQWIEEYETSDIVDGTVDLGGIEWTKCYTSDVHRAVRTAQQIYSGEIVKMKELREIPMYPLFKRNMKLPFLMWAILVRTAWLINHKSQQETKVDVEKRVNSVLEQIMQNQNENILIVGHGAFLMMMSKELLKRGFKGKKITRPENGKLYIFEKN; encoded by the coding sequence ATGAAAATAGGTTTAGTTAGGCATTTTAAAGTGATAAGGGGGTATCCTGAGAAAAAAATCATTTCACAAAAAGAGCTTTTTCAATGGATAGAAGAATACGAAACATCCGATATTGTGGATGGAACAGTGGATTTGGGCGGAATCGAATGGACAAAGTGTTATACTAGTGATGTACACCGAGCTGTAAGAACAGCACAGCAAATTTATTCAGGTGAGATTGTCAAAATGAAAGAATTGCGGGAAATTCCTATGTACCCTCTTTTTAAGAGAAATATGAAATTGCCTTTTCTTATGTGGGCCATTCTTGTTCGGACAGCCTGGCTTATTAACCATAAATCACAGCAGGAAACCAAGGTTGATGTTGAAAAGAGAGTAAATTCCGTACTTGAACAAATAATGCAAAATCAAAATGAAAATATCTTGATTGTAGGCCATGGCGCCTTTTTAATGATGATGAGCAAGGAGCTATTAAAAAGAGGGTTTAAAGGGAAAAAAATAACAAGACCTGAAAATGGAAAACTATATATCTTTGAAAAAAATTAA
- the fdhD gene encoding formate dehydrogenase accessory sulfurtransferase FdhD, protein MEHQISYRNNIFKFENGIFREQLDEIVTEFPLTIILNDEEFATMVCTPTHLDELVIGFLASEGVIRSENDIVRLQIDDSKGFAYVDLDVKVTTSQQFYSKRFIGSCCGKSRQFYFHNDARTARTSTSKMTIKPDQCIALMKALQNSSTVFKNTGGVHNAALCSESEMLIARTDIGRHNALDKIFGYCIQNRVPVQDKIIAFSGRISSEVLLKAAKIGVGIILSKSAPTDLAIKLAHDLNITAVGFIRGNSFNVYSHPERITGKLEKLT, encoded by the coding sequence ATGGAGCACCAAATCAGCTACAGAAACAATATTTTCAAGTTTGAAAATGGAATTTTTCGTGAGCAATTAGATGAAATAGTCACGGAATTTCCATTGACCATTATTTTAAATGATGAAGAATTTGCAACAATGGTTTGTACTCCGACACATTTGGATGAACTTGTCATTGGTTTTTTGGCTTCTGAAGGTGTCATTCGATCAGAAAATGATATTGTCCGGCTTCAGATTGATGACAGCAAAGGATTTGCTTACGTGGATTTAGATGTAAAAGTAACAACAAGCCAGCAATTCTACTCGAAACGATTTATCGGCTCATGCTGCGGGAAAAGCCGGCAGTTTTATTTTCACAATGATGCACGAACAGCCAGAACGTCAACTTCGAAAATGACGATTAAACCAGATCAGTGTATTGCGCTTATGAAAGCGCTTCAGAACAGTAGTACTGTATTTAAAAATACGGGCGGAGTTCATAATGCCGCTCTTTGTTCCGAATCTGAAATGCTCATTGCAAGAACGGATATCGGACGTCATAACGCATTGGACAAAATCTTTGGCTACTGCATACAAAACCGTGTTCCGGTTCAAGACAAAATTATTGCCTTTAGCGGAAGAATTTCCTCAGAGGTTTTACTGAAAGCAGCGAAAATCGGTGTTGGGATAATTTTGTCAAAATCTGCACCGACAGACCTTGCGATCAAACTTGCACACGATTTAAATATTACGGCTGTCGGTTTCATCCGCGGCAACAGTTTTAACGTGTATTCCCATCCGGAAAGGATTACCGGAAAATTAGAAAAGCTGACTTGA
- a CDS encoding DedA family protein: MKEFIFSILYWLADLGYIGIALGLMIEIIPSEIVLGYGGYMISQGTINFVGAVIAGTIGGTLAQLFLYWAGYYGGRPFLEKYGKFIFIQKKHLDVAEDWFKKYGNGVIFTARFIPVVRHAISIPAGIAKMPASKFIIYTVAAIIPWTIFFLYLGLILGENWAKIKEVAGPYILPMIVIATVLAVIYFLIKQKRKSS, translated from the coding sequence ATGAAGGAATTTATTTTTTCAATATTGTATTGGCTCGCAGATCTTGGATACATAGGAATCGCACTTGGCTTGATGATTGAAATCATACCGAGTGAAATCGTGCTCGGATACGGCGGATACATGATCTCCCAAGGTACAATCAATTTCGTCGGCGCTGTCATTGCAGGCACAATTGGCGGTACTTTAGCCCAATTGTTTTTATACTGGGCGGGATATTATGGAGGAAGGCCATTTTTAGAAAAGTACGGAAAATTTATTTTCATTCAAAAAAAACATCTCGATGTAGCGGAAGATTGGTTTAAGAAATATGGAAATGGGGTCATATTTACCGCAAGATTCATCCCTGTCGTCAGGCATGCGATTTCCATACCTGCGGGAATAGCGAAAATGCCTGCAAGCAAGTTTATTATTTATACTGTTGCAGCCATTATCCCATGGACTATTTTCTTTTTGTATTTAGGCCTTATACTTGGTGAAAATTGGGCAAAAATTAAGGAAGTTGCCGGTCCTTATATTTTGCCGATGATTGTCATTGCTACCGTATTAGCAGTCATCTATTTTCTTATTAAACAAAAAAGAAAAAGCTCATAA
- a CDS encoding FAD-dependent oxidoreductase, whose product MFDIAVVGAGPAGASAALFAAKAGKNTLLIDNGQSMTKKAWIENHYGVMEITGPDLVELGKKQAQKFGAELVESKALDIEKSNGGFTIKTENGEFEAKHIILATGLSVELAEKAGVNTKEGTEPRIKKVIDADATGKTNVEGIWAAGTCAGVSVHTIITAGDGAKVAINVISELNGERYVDHDILKS is encoded by the coding sequence ATGTTTGATATTGCTGTAGTCGGAGCTGGACCGGCCGGGGCAAGCGCCGCCCTTTTTGCAGCGAAAGCAGGAAAAAATACGCTGCTCATTGATAATGGTCAAAGCATGACAAAAAAAGCGTGGATCGAAAACCATTATGGAGTTATGGAAATCACAGGTCCTGATCTTGTTGAACTTGGAAAAAAACAGGCGCAAAAATTTGGAGCAGAGTTAGTTGAAAGTAAAGCGTTAGATATTGAAAAAAGCAACGGTGGTTTTACCATTAAAACAGAAAATGGCGAATTTGAAGCGAAGCATATTATTCTTGCGACTGGATTATCCGTTGAGCTAGCCGAAAAAGCAGGAGTTAATACAAAGGAAGGCACGGAACCGAGAATCAAAAAAGTGATTGATGCAGATGCAACAGGCAAAACAAATGTTGAAGGGATCTGGGCAGCAGGCACTTGTGCAGGTGTAAGTGTTCACACGATTATTACTGCAGGTGACGGAGCAAAGGTTGCGATAAATGTGATCAGTGAACTGAATGGTGAGCGCTATGTTGACCATGATATTTTAAAATCATAA
- a CDS encoding MetQ/NlpA family ABC transporter substrate-binding protein gives MKKLFLSFFLLLSIGILAACGAGSEKSSGDTKRSETKQITFGATSGPYSDMVNKAIKPILEEKGYEVKVVEFSDYIQPNLALSQGDLDANLFQHKIYMETFAKEHNLDLSEVIVVPTAPMGIYSKKFSSLDEVTDGASIAIPNDPTNAARAFLILQDAGLIKLDPNANPLTVSEKDVKENVKNLTFKPLEAAQLPRAVDSVDLSAVPGNFALAAKMDLLDALQLENMPDQYRNRVVINTKDKDAQFVKDIKEAVESEAFEKVIDEQFKGFGKPEWMKNR, from the coding sequence ATGAAAAAATTATTTCTATCATTCTTCCTTTTGCTTTCAATTGGCATTCTTGCAGCATGCGGTGCTGGAAGTGAAAAATCATCAGGTGACACAAAGCGGAGTGAAACAAAACAAATCACTTTCGGTGCAACATCAGGTCCATACAGTGATATGGTGAATAAAGCCATTAAACCAATTCTTGAAGAAAAAGGATATGAAGTGAAGGTCGTTGAGTTCAGCGACTATATTCAGCCAAACCTTGCACTTTCGCAAGGTGATCTTGATGCAAACCTTTTCCAGCATAAGATCTACATGGAAACATTTGCAAAAGAGCATAATCTTGATCTTTCTGAAGTCATTGTCGTACCGACAGCACCTATGGGCATTTATTCAAAGAAGTTCTCTTCACTTGATGAAGTGACGGACGGTGCTTCCATTGCTATCCCAAATGATCCGACGAATGCGGCACGCGCTTTCTTAATCTTACAAGATGCCGGACTTATTAAACTTGACCCAAATGCCAACCCGTTAACGGTTTCTGAGAAAGATGTGAAAGAAAACGTTAAGAACTTGACATTTAAGCCGCTTGAAGCTGCCCAGCTTCCGCGTGCAGTTGACAGTGTTGATCTTTCAGCAGTACCAGGGAACTTTGCCTTAGCAGCAAAAATGGATCTATTAGACGCACTTCAACTGGAAAACATGCCTGACCAATATCGCAATCGTGTCGTAATTAATACAAAAGACAAAGATGCTCAGTTTGTAAAAGATATAAAAGAAGCTGTTGAATCAGAAGCATTTGAAAAAGTAATCGATGAACAATTTAAAGGTTTCGGCAAACCGGAGTGGATGAAAAACCGTTAA
- a CDS encoding FdhF/YdeP family oxidoreductase, whose translation MGKTQHTGPIKLDKRLRPSLWVSLAPMGLGKVKPHHIRDTMKAVWENKDNLPYAYRIITQGVCDGCALGVSGLYDRTLTGPHICTTRLNVLRLNTMPAIDPDWLEDVEKMRELDSTQLRKLGRIPYPLSRKKGEKKFTRISWDEALNRIAEKIKSIDPKQLAFYLTARGITNEVYYTAAKTARFLGTNNIDNASRICHSPSKTALKRSLGIGASSCSYKDWIGTDVLVFWGSVAANNQPVSTKYMYAAKKAGTKIITINPYREPAMENYWIPSIPESALFGTKIVDDVFQVNIGGDIAFMNGVMKHWFEMEEKAPGSAIDHRFVSEHTNGFEELKAHIQKQEWALLEQSSGLTKERMYEFAKLLADSKTGVFVWSMGLTQHRFATDNISQVANLAMLRGFIGREHCGLMPIRGHSSVQGSGEMGADPFVLPGSDFDEINARRIEEIWGFKIPRWQGDTVGQSIENIMLPEGHERKIKVFYTSGGNFLETMPNPKFIKEALENVEMRVHQDIIFNTSTLLDAKEEVIILPAMTRYEQPGGGTSTSTERMVYFSPEIEGPRIEEARPEWEIYVDLASRVYPEKKELIYFNSAQEIRNEIAVANRNYDGIQHLKNRGDFFQWGGAWLCEGGVCPTEDGKGNLIPIEIPELRKAEGHFFVTSRRGKQFNSMIYSETDPFNGADRYDVAMNADDATKLGIREGDSIVVYNQYGTFQGRAKFEDVKQGNIAVYWPEGNVLLPKGIYEEHAKIPDYNTSVIVEKAETFHAQKDKKYVEKRIEELEMSIE comes from the coding sequence ATGGGAAAAACACAACATACTGGACCTATTAAATTGGATAAACGACTCCGTCCATCATTATGGGTTAGCCTTGCACCTATGGGCCTCGGAAAAGTAAAACCGCATCACATTCGCGATACAATGAAAGCCGTCTGGGAAAACAAAGATAATTTGCCTTATGCTTATCGGATCATAACTCAAGGTGTTTGCGACGGTTGTGCACTTGGTGTTTCCGGGTTATATGACAGGACGCTCACCGGTCCCCACATTTGTACGACTCGTCTGAATGTTCTCCGTTTAAACACGATGCCGGCAATCGATCCGGATTGGCTCGAAGATGTAGAAAAAATGAGAGAACTTGACAGTACACAGCTTCGTAAACTTGGGAGGATTCCTTATCCTCTTTCCAGAAAGAAAGGAGAAAAGAAGTTTACGAGAATTTCATGGGACGAGGCATTGAACCGTATCGCAGAGAAAATAAAAAGCATTGATCCGAAACAACTGGCTTTTTACTTGACGGCAAGAGGAATTACAAATGAAGTATATTATACTGCAGCGAAAACCGCCCGTTTTCTCGGTACGAACAACATTGATAACGCTTCGCGCATTTGCCATTCTCCAAGTAAAACTGCACTGAAGCGTTCCCTTGGAATTGGGGCATCAAGCTGTAGCTATAAAGATTGGATTGGAACCGATGTCCTTGTTTTCTGGGGCTCCGTTGCCGCTAATAATCAGCCTGTTTCAACAAAATACATGTATGCAGCGAAAAAAGCTGGTACAAAAATTATTACAATTAATCCGTATCGCGAGCCGGCAATGGAGAATTACTGGATTCCATCAATTCCGGAAAGTGCGCTGTTTGGGACAAAAATTGTTGATGACGTGTTTCAAGTGAACATCGGCGGCGACATCGCCTTCATGAACGGTGTGATGAAACACTGGTTTGAAATGGAAGAAAAAGCTCCCGGATCTGCAATTGACCACCGCTTTGTCAGCGAGCATACGAACGGCTTTGAAGAACTGAAAGCACATATACAAAAGCAGGAATGGGCTTTATTAGAGCAATCTTCCGGTTTAACAAAAGAACGAATGTATGAATTTGCAAAACTGCTTGCCGACTCCAAAACCGGTGTCTTTGTATGGAGCATGGGATTAACGCAGCACCGCTTTGCAACCGATAATATCTCGCAAGTAGCAAACCTCGCAATGCTTCGCGGCTTTATTGGCAGAGAGCATTGCGGTTTGATGCCGATCCGAGGCCACAGCAGTGTGCAAGGTTCAGGCGAAATGGGTGCCGACCCTTTCGTTTTGCCCGGCAGTGATTTTGATGAAATTAATGCCCGACGGATTGAAGAAATCTGGGGATTTAAGATTCCGAGATGGCAGGGGGATACGGTCGGACAATCGATCGAAAATATTATGCTTCCGGAGGGGCATGAGCGGAAAATAAAAGTATTCTATACAAGCGGCGGGAACTTCCTTGAAACGATGCCGAATCCTAAATTCATTAAGGAAGCTCTGGAAAATGTTGAAATGCGTGTTCATCAGGATATTATTTTTAATACGTCAACATTACTTGATGCAAAAGAAGAAGTTATCATTCTTCCGGCAATGACCCGGTATGAGCAGCCCGGCGGAGGAACATCTACGAGCACCGAGAGAATGGTGTACTTCAGTCCGGAAATTGAGGGACCAAGAATAGAAGAAGCACGACCGGAATGGGAAATTTATGTAGATCTTGCTTCGCGTGTATACCCTGAGAAGAAAGAACTTATTTATTTTAATAGTGCACAGGAGATTCGCAACGAAATCGCGGTTGCCAACCGAAATTATGATGGCATCCAGCATTTAAAAAACCGGGGAGATTTTTTTCAATGGGGCGGCGCATGGCTGTGCGAAGGCGGAGTTTGTCCGACTGAGGATGGCAAAGGAAACCTTATCCCAATTGAAATCCCTGAACTTCGAAAAGCCGAAGGGCATTTTTTTGTTACGTCCCGCAGGGGAAAACAATTCAACTCGATGATTTACAGTGAAACAGACCCGTTTAATGGAGCAGACCGCTATGATGTTGCCATGAATGCAGATGACGCAACAAAACTTGGAATTCGTGAAGGAGATTCCATCGTTGTATATAATCAATATGGAACTTTTCAGGGCCGTGCAAAATTTGAGGATGTGAAGCAAGGCAATATTGCAGTATACTGGCCGGAAGGAAATGTTTTACTGCCAAAAGGGATCTATGAAGAACATGCAAAAATTCCTGATTACAATACAAGTGTGATCGTTGAAAAAGCGGAAACGTTTCACGCTCAAAAAGACAAAAAATATGTAGAAAAAAGAATAGAAGAGTTGGAAATGTCAATCGAATGA
- the gltP gene encoding glutamate/aspartate:proton symporter GltP, giving the protein MKKLGLAWQILIGLISGIAVGAIFYGNPQVQTYLQPIGDIFIRLIKMIVIPIVISSIVVGVAGVGDIKKLGKLGGKTILYFEIITTIAIVVGLLAANIFRPGDGINMNALEKGNIDSYLHTTEEVKSHSFVDTFVNIVPSNIFESIVKGDMLAIIFFSVLFGLGVAAIGDRGKPVLRFFQGTSEAMFYVTNLVMKFAPFGVFALIGVTVSKFGVSSLIPLSKLVLLVYGTMFFFVVVVLGLTARLFGINIFDLFRILKDELILAYSTASSETVLPKIIEKMERFGCPKAITSFVIPTGYSFNLDGSTLYQAMAALFIAQMYGIDLSIAQQLSLLLVLMVTSKGIAGVPGVSFVVLLATLGTVGIPVEGLAFIAGIDRILDMARTAVNVVGNSLAAVIISKWEKQYNLQEGEAYLKEVS; this is encoded by the coding sequence TTGAAAAAACTCGGATTGGCATGGCAAATACTCATCGGTCTTATTTCAGGTATTGCTGTTGGTGCCATCTTTTACGGTAATCCGCAAGTACAAACCTATTTACAGCCGATTGGCGATATATTTATAAGATTAATTAAAATGATTGTAATTCCAATTGTTATCTCAAGTATTGTCGTAGGTGTAGCAGGTGTCGGAGATATTAAAAAACTCGGTAAGCTCGGTGGAAAAACCATTCTTTATTTTGAAATAATTACAACAATTGCCATTGTTGTGGGGCTTCTTGCTGCCAATATATTCCGTCCTGGCGACGGTATTAATATGAATGCCTTAGAGAAAGGCAATATTGACTCTTACCTACACACAACAGAAGAAGTAAAAAGTCATAGCTTTGTTGATACTTTTGTCAATATTGTTCCATCTAACATATTTGAATCAATTGTCAAAGGCGATATGCTTGCAATTATTTTCTTTTCTGTTTTGTTCGGCCTCGGCGTTGCAGCCATCGGCGATCGTGGAAAACCGGTTCTTCGCTTCTTTCAGGGAACCTCTGAAGCCATGTTCTATGTTACCAATCTTGTAATGAAATTCGCTCCATTCGGTGTTTTTGCATTAATCGGGGTTACTGTATCGAAGTTTGGGGTAAGTTCATTAATCCCTCTAAGCAAACTAGTTCTTCTCGTATATGGAACAATGTTCTTTTTTGTCGTCGTTGTTTTAGGATTAACTGCAAGATTATTCGGAATTAATATTTTCGACTTGTTCCGCATATTAAAAGATGAATTGATACTTGCCTATTCGACAGCAAGCTCAGAAACAGTTTTACCTAAAATTATTGAAAAAATGGAACGGTTTGGATGTCCGAAGGCAATTACTTCATTTGTTATTCCAACCGGCTATTCCTTCAACCTGGACGGTTCAACCCTTTATCAGGCAATGGCTGCTCTGTTTATTGCACAGATGTACGGGATTGACCTCTCCATTGCTCAGCAACTTTCCTTGCTGCTTGTTCTTATGGTGACCTCTAAAGGAATTGCCGGTGTTCCAGGCGTGTCTTTTGTCGTGCTTCTCGCAACGCTCGGAACGGTAGGAATACCGGTAGAAGGTCTTGCGTTTATTGCAGGAATTGACCGTATACTTGATATGGCCCGAACTGCTGTAAACGTAGTTGGAAATTCCCTTGCTGCTGTTATCATCTCCAAATGGGAAAAACAATATAATTTGCAAGAAGGAGAGGCTTATCTGAAAGAAGTTTCTTAA